The nucleotide sequence ACCTTTGTATGATTTAAATGACATGAATGGAACAGCTATTAAGAACAGAAAGTGAGATTATTTTATTTGCTATGTACTACCtcaataaaagaccaattaatcatGAAACAACGTTTGGAAGATTCGTTTTTACTATCTTAAGTGTATCGTGGATGTGTAAAATATACCTCCTAACCATCCCCAAGGAGTAATGGCTATCGAAGTTGGATTTTGAGAACTTCGTAAAGACTGCCATTATATCAAGTTTAAATATCGAGCAAACTTatctgatgagcatttgaagaccAACCTCATAGTGGGCTCCTCAAATTTGGATCCTCAATTCAATGAAATTTTGAAATCAAAAAAGCAGTTCCATCCTTCCCTTTAATGTGGTTGCATAAGACTTTGTGATTTTGTTGGTTAACCTTGATTGATGGCTAcaagttttgttttgaatttcttccatttgttttatttaatttcttttttgagttcattacatttataaaactgacatttcattatattttcatacggcccgcaaaaatgtgccaaatatataatgtggccctcatgctgaaaagtttggaggcccctgatttagatgaagggaatcaaagtaacattagcaaatttgcagatgacacaaagctgggtggcagtgtgaactgtgaggaggatgttatgaggatgaagggtgacttgggcaggttgggtgagtgggcggatgcatggcagatgtagtttaatgtggataaatgtgtgatgatccactttggtggcaaaaacaggaaggcagattattatatgaatggtgtcaaatgggaaaaggggaagtacaaagagatctgggggtccttgttcatcactcactgaaagtaagcatgcaggtacagcaggcagtgaagaaagctaatagcatgttagcctttataacaagagtataggagcaaagaggtccttctgcagttgtacaggaccctagtgagactacacctattgtgtgcagttttggtctccaaatttgaggaaggacattcttgctattgagggagtgcagagtaggttcacgaggtaaattcctgggatggcgggactgttatatgtggaaagaatggagctgctgggcttctatactctggaatttagaaggatgagaggatatcttattgaaacatataagattattaagtaatTGGACGcattagaggcatgaaacatgttcccgatgttggaggagaccataaacaggggccacagtttaagaataaggtgcaggccatttagaacggagatgaggaaaaactttttcacccagagagttgtgaatttgtggaattctctgcctcaaaaggcagtggaggccaattctctggatgctttcaagagagagttagatagagctcttaaagatagcggagtcaggggatatggagcgaaggcaggaacggggtactgaatgtggatgatcaaccatgatcacagtgaatggtgttgctggctcaaagggctgaatggcctactcctgcacctattgtctattgtctataagcccagctgtggagacattgggaTAGTTGTCTTGTTGTAGGACAGATTTTTCTAAAAGTTCTTGATCTTAAACTGTGTATTGAGCTTTGTATGCAATCTGTTCCATGTAAGGTCTTGTATTTTATCTGGACCTTGAATCTGTaataaaaagtaagtaagtaatctaAAACTTCAGAATTTGCACCACATACCGCCATACTGGGCACAGGTTTGCTTCTTTGGCTTGGAGAGACAGCAGAGGGTATCTTTGGGCTGTATTCAAAAGTGGGAAGTATTTCTCCAGAACAAGCCTGTGCCTAGGAGAGGGTTTACAGTACAAATTACGACCTTTGATTTGCTTTTGATAAATTTATATTTCTGTTGCAGGAGAGCTTGTAGGGTAATACATATGGAAATGTAGATTCATTGTCAATACACACCTCTGTGTGGGGCACAGGTTTACATTGGAAAGACAGCAGAGGGTATCTTCAGGCTGTACTGTGGAGTGGGAAGTGTTTACTGGTTTCTCAAGTAAAAACCTGTGCCTCGGAGGGAGGTAAGtggaaatttaacaaaagcaactAAAATTTCATAAGCACATTTCTAAGCGCAGGTTTGCTCTGGAGAGAGCAAGATGGTATATTTGGGCTGGCCATTCTAAAATACAACCCTACAATACTTCCCACTAGAATAGGTGTTTGCAGGTTTCTCCTGTGTGTAGCAAGAAGGTAAGTGGTGTAAATTTATCAAAAGCAGCTACAATTTAATAATTTGCTCCACACAGCCCCTTGCTAAACATGGGTTTGCAATGGAGAGAGCAAGAGGATATCTTTGAGCTGCCCACTCTAGACAAGACTTAGAATACTTCACATTCTGGGACAAAACGTTTACATGTTTCTTAGCAAGGATGTATGTGTGGTGCGAATTTATCAAATGCAACTACAATGTCATAATTTGCACCACCTACTGCATCCCTGTGCAGGCATAGATTTGCTGTGAGGAGAGGAGCAAACATTTCCACTCTGGCTATGTGTGGCTGAACTGGAGGGTAGTTGGAATGGAGAGCTTGCAGGTTGCTGCTATGCTTATAAATTGTACAAATGTTTCAAAAGCAACTCGGATTTCATTATTTGCACCACACACAGCACACCCGTGTCAGGCACAGGcaaaccttcgatttaaaccagcatctgcagttctttcccacttgTACTTTGAGTATCCCTGGACTGGAGTGTTTGGAGGATGCTGCTGTGCTTAGCAAGGAGGTAAGTGGTGCAAATGTTTCAAAGGTAACTCGAATTTCATTATTTGCACCACATACACCGATGCCAGGCACAGGCAAACGCTTGCAGCAGGCTGAGTATcactgggttgggctgggctgagctgagctgagctgggttgggctgggctgggctgggctgagctgagCTGGGTTGGGggctggctgggctgggctgggctgagctgaggctgggctgagctgagctgagctgggctgagctgaggtgggctgggctgggctgggctgggctgagctgagctggggctgggctgggctggctgagctggctgggttgggctgggctgggctggcagGGGGAGTGTTTGGTGGTTGCACGGCGGACGGGGTTGGCGGGCACACCGCGGCTTCCCCGGGCGGCGATGGCGAGCATGGCGATGGTCGGGTGGCGGCGGCTGCTCCACCTTCTGCTCCTGTTCCTCCTGGGCGCCGGCTCCGTGCACTCGGCCAAGGCCCGCCGGGCCCCCGAGTACAACAAACCCCCGGGCAACTTCTTCAAGCAGGCGGCGGATGGCGTTCACCGCAACATGGTGGCCGTCTTTGGGCAGGACATGGTGGAGGCGGTGTGtaaggtagggggagaggagggggggggggggggggggggggggggggggggggtgtgagggaggggggtgtgagggagagggaagggcaaagagggagggagtgaagggGGACGAGgttggaggggaagaggggaggtatTACAGTTGTGGCCATATAACGGGATTGAGGAGGGTGTGGAGAAGAGGAGGTAGGAGAGGGCAGATAGGGGGGAggtaggggtggaggggagggtgtgagAATTGaatatggagagggggaggagtgcaGCGTTTGGGATGAAGGAAGTGAGgttgggagaggaagggagatgaGGGTGGGTTGAGGAGGGCAAtaaaagggaagggagggggcaaggggtgGGGAAGGTTGTAAGAGGGACAGGGCAAGGGCAGGGTAGGGGAGAGACTGGGGGGTACGAGGagaagtggaggagaggggacgtacagaggcaggggagagtggtggaaggaGGTTGGGAGGGTGCGTGCGGGAAGCATGGGAGGAGAGTACACGGGGTTGAGTGGTTTGTGGAGGAGGAAGAACAAATGATCTGGTAATATTTATAGTAAATGACGCTGCTTCTCAGGTTTGTGATGCAGCTTTGAGATGAAAGCTCTTTAAAGCTATTTTGCGGAAGGAAATCAAGTTTGCTGCTGGGGTCATTGTGCTCCGATCAGAATAATTTCTGACAAATATTTTGCAGCCACAAATGCCCCCAAAGTGATAGTAATTTTGAGTATTGGCAAATAACAGCATCCTGTAGTAATGGTGCATTTTCCTGTATTTCACGTCACATGTGAGGGATTTTTTACGAATTGTACAAATTCATTTAGATGTTAAAAGATACCTTTGATTCAAAATGTTCTCAGTATGAGCATTGATCTGCTCGTGTTGTGATGTTAAAGTGGAAggattttgtgttatttttttatttaaagaaaTGCTTATCTTTGGTCATGCCTTGGTTGTGTCTGTGCTATTATCGGGCTTTGAGATGATGGCATAACAGGCCCATGTTACAATCTTCACACTAAAGAACACTGCAGCTAAACGTGGCAGCTTTCTCCTGATTAACTAGGCTGAATTCAATGGAAACTCGTGGTCTCATGAAGAAAATTGTTCTTCCAGTTTTTCTCCAGGACCACTGAACAGTTTGTGTTCGGTATGGACGTGTTGGTGGAAACTGTGTGGAAGATATGGTCAGACCTCCTGGAGATTCTCGGAATTGATGGTAAAAAGCCACCTGTTCTAATGTCATGCAAATGTTGGGATGGAACGGGATATTTATGCAAAAGAACTTGAGGCCGACAAGCTAAAAACTCAACAGGTTTTATTTCCCAGTCCCCTTGCAGGGCTCATTTTCCACCTTCCTTTAATCACAGCAGATTCACAAGAAATATTCTTTATAACTTGTGTGATTAAATGTGAGGAAAAAACGAGCTTTGCCTTTGTTATTCTatttggggtggcatggtggcgcagtggcagtgttgctgccttgcagcaccagagactcgggttcgatcctgactacgggtgctgtccgtacatagtttctatgttctccccattacctgcatgtgttttctcgggctgctccggtttccctccacactccaaagatgtacatgtgtgTAGACTATTGtaaattggtataattgtaaattgtagggatagcgtgtggagatcgctggtcggcacggactcgatgggctgaaggttcgctctgtatctaaactaaactgcactaaactagATCCCTTCTTTCATAAAAAGATATTGTGTAGTCACTAAAGGCTTCCCTGACAGAAGACAGAAtggggggtctatgtataaacactgctgtcatttctacatggtgaaaccaaaatgtataaaaatggccttttttaaaaaatctgatgtgatttttaaaatcacatgtgattttttttctattacaaatctcaaattgtggagtacagaggcaaataaataaatgatgggtctttgtcccaaacattgtggtgggCACTGTATCTTACCTTCAGTGTGATGTACCCAGTATAGAATAATTTCAATACTGATGTTGCATTCGATATAAAGTGCAAGCCAGGCATTGACAACAGTTTTAAAGTACAGTAAAACTCTAATAATCCAATTGTTGGGAAATCTTAGTTTTTGACACACTCGTCAGTCTGGAGATCAAGTGGGAAGATCGGCAAGAGTCCATAGTGTAAACAAAAATGTGTAGTCAGGGTCAGCAACAAGCAGACAAGCTGAAACTCAACACTTTCtatttcctgaagaagggtctcgacccgaaacgtcacccattccttctctccagagatgctgcctgtcccgctgagttactccagctttttgtgtctactttctatTTCCCGGTCCCTTAACAGGGCTCATTTTCATGCTCCCTTAAATCTCGGCAGATTCACTTGTAATATTAATTATACCCCTATGTAATTAAATGAAGAAAAGGTGAAATAAaggtttatttgttgtcattgagGCCCTGAGAGTATTGGAGCACTACTGCACAATTATAACTGAACCTGATTCATCCCTGTAGTTGTACTAATTACTTTGGTTTAATAAGTTGGAACAATAGAGCTACACAGCACAAAATtgaccttttggcccaacttgtccatgctgaccaagatgcccatctacgctagtcccatttgcttgtgtttaaCCCATAAATCTTTCTAACCCATAAACATttgccatccatgtacctgtccaaatgtattttaaatgttgttatttcatctcagccacttcctctggcagctcgttcaatatacgtaccatctctgtgagaaaaggttccACTCTCACTGTAGAccgatgccctctagttcttgattgccCAACCCTTCAAATATGGctatgtgcattcatcctatccatgcctctcttgattttatacccctctacAACATCACTCTGAACTTGATCACCCCTTTCAAAGAGGCCAGGTTATGATCTGTATATTGTAAGCGGGCTTAAAACTGAGCAGTTGGGGATGGTCACTTAAATGGGGTGAAGCTAAAGTACATTGTTCCCAATGTTCTCTGACAACAGTCAGTGTCCACTGTCTGTTTATGCTCTGTGAAATGCACTTTAATTTTCTGCATCTGcatggggcggcacagcggtagagctgctgccttgcagtgccagagacccacgttcaatcctggctacaggtgctgtctgtacggagattggacattttctctgtgaccgcgtgggccaCCCAGTTTCCTcagacatcccaaagacgtacgggtttgtaggtaaattggctttggtaaaaatggtaaattttcacaagtgtgtaggacagtgctagtgtacggggtgatcgctgttcggcgcggacacggtgggccgaagtaaTATAAGTTAGCCACCTAAGAGTTCATGCACAGCTTGGAGATGAGTTGTGGaaggtacaatagacaataggtgcaggagtagggcattcggcccttcgagccagcaccgccattcaatgtgatcatggctgatcatccccaatcagtaccccgttcctgccttctccccatatcccctgactccgctatctttaaaagccctatctagctctcgcttgaaagtatccggagaacctgcctccactgccctctgaggcagcgaattccacagactcacaactctctgtgtgaaaaagtgtttcctcatctccgttttaaatggcttaccccttacccctcttaaactgtggcccctggttctgggctcccccaacatcgggaacatgtttcctgcctctagcgtgtctaaacccttaataatcatatgtttcaataagatcccctcacatccttctaaactccagagtatacaagcccatagTACACAACTgatggaaaaactcagcaagtcaggcagaatctatgAAAAGGGACGAGGTCCATGTTTCTGTTCTGCGGCCCTTGACAAGTGAAGCTATGCAACTAAATTCTGTACAGTTTTTTTTGCcattcctgcaaatgaaaaaatTGAGTGATTTGCAGTGAGAGAGTTGCAGATTGAAATGTTTTGttgattgtatttttattttattcttacaGCATCAAACCTGCACCAGTATCTGAACCCAGCGACAGCAATTCATCAACCCTCTCAAGTCCTCCTGATATCCGTTGCTGTGCTTTTAGCTTACTGGTTTATATCAATGTGTCTGGGATTTCTATTTTATACATTACGCACAGTATTTGGCTGTTTTTTCTGGATTGCACGGATAGTCTTTTTTGCCCTTGCTTGTTTGTATATTCTGCAGAAGTCGGAAGGTGACCCTGAAGGCGCAGtgcttcccctttgctttatagTTTTAACGTACGTTATAACCGGTCCAGTTGGCTTGTattggaggagaggaggtggtCATGTAGAGGAGAAACTTGAACATCTTGATGGTCAAATCCGGCTCATGAACATTCGTCTTAATAAGGTGTTAGAAAAGCTTGACGAAACCTCTGCTTAGTGTTGGGAAAGCATCATTGATATCACCAGCACTGTTTAATGTACAATCAACCATTGTAAACGGGTGTGATTTTCTTTTTCATCCCTTGTTCTAAACAACAATCAGGATTAGTGTTGCTGTCATTGATTTAGTCACCAGTAATAATGTTTCAAACTTTTGCTTTTAAATCATTCGAccacttttttgttgttgtttttttttgtacccATTGTGTATTTTGTATTCCCATTACTAATACTAAATGCtatattattggtctttttaatttttatttaaatatcttAAATACATATAGTAAGTCATTCACTGGTATAAAAATAAAGCTGTGGGTACAATTTGTGGGATTAATCCTTCCCTCTGGAATCACTGTACATAGCGGCCACATGCCCATACTTACTGGATCAGATGTAGCAAACTTTTCTTGCTGTTTCTTTTCCAGTGGAGTGCAATAGTGACTGGTCGTCAGATATTCGGAGATATATTAATTATTGAATTAAGTGATTGTCGTTTTTCCAGCTTGAATGGACAAACGCTCCGCATTGTAAATTTAGTTCAGCATTCTTTTCAATAGGCTTGTTCGACTGCTACTGTCAGGGAAGGAGAAAGAATAACGTATACACTGTAATTATGCACCATTGTTTCTTTGCTATTTGTGGTCATTGATAATTGGATGATTTTAGCTTTCGTTCAGTTGAACGATGATTGAAAGCAAGGGTGAATTCTAAGACTTTCTGCACAATTTTTGCTTTCAGTTCTCCCGTCCACCCATTTCAGTTTTGCCATGTTGTTAGATCTCTAATTATGTACGAGAATTTGAGTTGGTGTTCTATATGCAATGTGCTGTGGTGAAAAGAAATAGTCAAGGTTTCTAATTGCTGTGCATTTGACGTTTTTCTTTTGTTTCATGGGTACATTGCATGTGACTAGAAGTATGGTGGAGAAATGTGTATATGTACAATCACCGAGCGCAAACTTCAGTTTTGCCAGTGGATTTGTAGACCATAGATCTATTAATATGGCATGTTTGTAAATACAATGTAATTCATAGGCAGGTCAATGTATAGCTTAATTATCATGTGATGTTAAACCAAATTAATATAACAAAGTTGTAAAATTGACTTCTCTGCTCCAGTCGAATTCAATTCAAAGTAAATAATGTAATCTTTAGAGTTGATCAGAAAATTTGTATGTTTCACCTTGGGAATGAATATCAAATGCTGCTGTTAAACCTATACAAGCATTTTTTTTAACAGTTAAACAGGAAGTAACAAATAAATGCTGAAAATCAAATGtgaattataaggtcataagtgttaggagcagaattaggccatacagcccatcaagtctacttggccattcaatcatggctgatctatctcttcctcctaaccaccattcttctgctttctccccataaaccatGACACCCGAATCTTGAAGCTGATGGATCAGAGTTAGTGATTAAATATCTCTGTTCTTTG is from Leucoraja erinacea ecotype New England chromosome 25, Leri_hhj_1, whole genome shotgun sequence and encodes:
- the bri3bp gene encoding BRI3-binding protein, with amino-acid sequence MASMAMVGWRRLLHLLLLFLLGAGSVHSAKARRAPEYNKPPGNFFKQAADGVHRNMVAVFGQDMVEAVCKFFSRTTEQFVFGMDVLVETVWKIWSDLLEILGIDASNLHQYLNPATAIHQPSQVLLISVAVLLAYWFISMCLGFLFYTLRTVFGCFFWIARIVFFALACLYILQKSEGDPEGAVLPLCFIVLTYVITGPVGLYWRRGGGHVEEKLEHLDGQIRLMNIRLNKVLEKLDETSA